The following are from one region of the Mycolicibacterium helvum genome:
- a CDS encoding beta strand repeat-containing protein — protein sequence MITSAKSRGAITGVLAAGATATGLLAGAALGSAPTANASCASFFGIGNSASCTSTPLSIAIALGNGATAHASGLFGGAFAVGTNSSATTGDAFTFATAVGNGSAATANGLFGIATQLGPNGSATTAGSGFLGNLGFNIALNVTTPNAGATSSSVVAGGTGGGGNIALNLFGTGTAGNSNSMRVVANGLLDIASNWGGRNNVVESGSSSAGSIINLATNLFGNGNNVTAQGGIFNWATNILGDGNEVKTIGSLVNTASNILGSNNTVETIGGYANWARNILGNGNTVSVTNGYGNVVRNLFGSGNKVTTTGGGYGNTAQNWFGTGNVVTIAAGIYNSATNILGGTNNKLISQGGYQNSVFNFIGSNNVLTVGGAGSNWNFVANALSGGNKVTAGGAGGNYTAGFNVLGGTNTVEAGPGPLALAGTIFANGQSVTKTGPGIAINNFRIGGAQATAGQSSKAPATKAKTGDSGSKAGTAGSKRAQKN from the coding sequence ATGATTACATCCGCAAAGTCTCGTGGCGCGATTACCGGCGTCCTGGCTGCGGGCGCCACCGCGACCGGGCTGCTCGCCGGCGCCGCCTTGGGCTCGGCTCCCACCGCGAACGCGAGCTGCGCGTCCTTCTTCGGTATCGGGAACAGTGCCTCCTGCACCAGCACGCCGTTGAGTATCGCCATCGCATTGGGTAACGGCGCGACCGCTCATGCCAGCGGGTTGTTCGGCGGGGCCTTCGCTGTCGGCACCAATTCCTCGGCCACCACCGGAGATGCGTTCACCTTCGCGACAGCGGTCGGCAATGGATCGGCTGCGACGGCCAACGGATTGTTCGGCATTGCTACGCAGCTCGGCCCGAATGGCTCTGCCACCACTGCAGGTTCGGGATTCCTGGGCAACCTCGGGTTCAATATCGCTCTGAACGTCACAACCCCTAACGCGGGGGCCACAAGCAGCAGTGTGGTTGCCGGTGGCACCGGCGGTGGCGGCAATATCGCCCTCAATCTCTTCGGCACCGGCACTGCCGGGAATTCGAACAGCATGAGGGTGGTCGCGAACGGCCTGCTCGACATCGCCTCGAACTGGGGTGGCCGTAACAACGTCGTCGAATCCGGTTCCTCGTCGGCGGGGTCGATCATCAACTTGGCCACCAACCTTTTCGGCAACGGCAACAACGTCACTGCCCAGGGCGGCATCTTCAACTGGGCCACCAACATCCTGGGTGACGGCAACGAGGTCAAGACAATCGGCAGCCTGGTCAACACCGCGAGCAACATCTTGGGCAGCAACAACACGGTCGAGACCATCGGCGGCTACGCGAACTGGGCTCGCAACATTCTCGGCAATGGCAACACCGTCTCGGTCACGAACGGCTATGGAAACGTGGTCCGCAACTTGTTTGGCAGCGGCAATAAGGTGACGACGACAGGCGGCGGCTACGGCAATACGGCGCAGAATTGGTTCGGCACCGGCAACGTCGTGACCATCGCGGCCGGCATCTACAACTCCGCAACTAATATCCTGGGCGGCACCAACAACAAGCTGATTTCGCAAGGCGGATATCAGAACTCGGTGTTCAACTTCATCGGCAGTAACAACGTGTTGACCGTCGGCGGCGCCGGCAGTAACTGGAACTTTGTGGCCAACGCCTTGAGCGGCGGCAACAAGGTGACCGCCGGCGGTGCGGGCGGCAACTACACGGCCGGGTTCAACGTGCTCGGCGGCACCAACACCGTGGAGGCCGGCCCGGGACCGCTGGCCCTTGCCGGAACTATCTTCGCGAACGGGCAATCCGTCACCAAGACTGGCCCCGGCATCGCGATCAACAACTTCCGCATCGGTGGGGCGCAAGCGACTGCCGGCCAGAGCAGCAAGGCTCCCGCAACGAAGGCCAAGACCGGCGATAGCGGCAGCAAGGCTGGAACCGCGGGAAGCAAGCGGGCTCAGAAGAACTAG
- a CDS encoding GAF and ANTAR domain-containing protein — MHIIVEAAADIVPGARWVGISMIEGRKVVAKAPTDPIAAKLDELQNELGDGPCLTALREHHTVHIEDMSTETRWPEFSRQAIALGAHSLLSFQLFVESENLGAMNLYGAQAGCFSEESFEVGAVVAQHAAVAMFGAAAANQFQSALASRDVIGQAKGILMQRNNVNGGQAFAMLTRASADTNIKLVDVARWLVAEHESGLQ, encoded by the coding sequence TTGCACATCATCGTCGAGGCAGCCGCAGACATCGTGCCCGGGGCACGCTGGGTGGGCATCTCGATGATCGAAGGCCGCAAAGTGGTGGCCAAAGCTCCCACCGACCCTATCGCGGCAAAACTCGACGAGCTGCAGAACGAGCTTGGCGACGGGCCTTGCCTGACCGCCTTGCGTGAGCACCACACCGTGCATATCGAGGACATGTCGACCGAAACCCGCTGGCCTGAATTCTCCCGGCAGGCAATAGCATTAGGTGCCCATAGTCTGCTGTCGTTTCAATTGTTCGTCGAATCAGAGAATCTCGGCGCGATGAACCTCTACGGCGCACAGGCCGGCTGCTTTTCGGAGGAGTCATTCGAAGTCGGTGCGGTGGTCGCCCAGCACGCGGCGGTGGCGATGTTCGGCGCGGCCGCGGCAAACCAGTTCCAGTCGGCACTCGCCAGCCGCGACGTCATCGGCCAAGCCAAAGGCATTTTGATGCAACGCAACAATGTGAACGGTGGGCAAGCCTTCGCGATGCTGACCCGCGCCTCGGCGGACACGAATATCAAGCTTGTCGACGTGGCCCGCTGGCTTGTTGCGGAACACGAATCAGGCCTGCAGTGA
- a CDS encoding GAF and ANTAR domain-containing protein, which produces MMDTPRETRVLGAVVTLVDSLLDDFDIVELLTDLTEQCARLLDVRAAGLLLAGPRQDLQLMAATSKRSHDLEVFQLQAVEGPCLDCFKTGQPVSAPNLEAQKARWPRFVAAATAAGFLSVHAVPMRAAGTVLGTLGLFGTQVGSLGDADLLVAHTLVHVASVAILQENSPSPTTVIPSLRAALTDRVVVDQATGFVSERLGVSMEEAFGLLRRYAQSHPRHLTDAARSVVADHEQRASILAALLDLVPRG; this is translated from the coding sequence ATGATGGACACACCCAGGGAAACGCGCGTGCTGGGAGCGGTCGTCACCCTTGTCGACAGCCTGCTCGACGATTTCGACATCGTCGAACTGCTCACCGATCTCACCGAACAATGCGCGCGGCTTCTCGACGTTCGCGCCGCGGGCCTGCTGCTGGCGGGGCCGCGCCAAGACCTTCAGTTGATGGCCGCGACCTCCAAGCGCTCGCACGATCTCGAGGTCTTTCAACTCCAGGCCGTCGAGGGCCCCTGCCTGGACTGTTTCAAGACCGGCCAACCGGTGTCGGCGCCCAATCTCGAAGCGCAGAAAGCGCGTTGGCCGCGCTTCGTTGCCGCTGCCACAGCTGCCGGGTTCCTGTCGGTGCACGCGGTTCCCATGCGTGCCGCCGGCACCGTGCTGGGGACTCTCGGGCTGTTCGGCACTCAAGTTGGATCGCTTGGTGACGCCGACCTGTTAGTCGCACACACGCTGGTGCACGTGGCGTCCGTGGCCATCCTGCAAGAAAACTCCCCGTCGCCGACCACCGTCATCCCGTCGCTGCGCGCGGCGCTGACCGATCGCGTGGTTGTCGACCAAGCCACGGGATTCGTGAGCGAACGCCTCGGTGTCTCCATGGAAGAGGCATTCGGCTTACTGCGCCGGTATGCGCAATCCCATCCTCGGCATTTGACCGACGCGGCCCGGTCCGTGGTGGCTGATCACGAGCAGCGCGCAAGTATCCTGGCGGCGTTGTTGGATCTCGTCCCGCGCGGCTAA
- a CDS encoding APC family permease produces the protein MTAESTDEELRHSGYQPELKRTLGGFQVFAISFAFISVVVGIFATYGAVLNYSGPVGIWLWVIAAIGQILVALVVAQFAARIALSGSSYQWASRLANPKVGWLFGWLTFWFLAIAVAAMDNALASQALMPLFGIAPDEDVARLITLALLLTQAVLVIASTRLLGIVTSAAVGLELAILAVLVVGLGAVMAFSHTGTVGNLISRGVAADAPNYFAIGGPLMAGMIMGLVTLVGFDSAANLAEEAKDPFRSVPRAIVSSVAASAVLGLLFVVILTLAIKDITRVTTSGSPVATIIGDQLGPVMERVLLTGIVFAMFGAGMVMIAACSRQAFAMARDSRFPGHTLFRRVSPRTRTPVAATILILVIGVVLMVALPGAALLQLIVASTILPALLYGGIVVLYLCVRKRLEAKEGSFSLGRFELPVAYTALIWVAFSIFVLVSPSEARIPGLIVLGLILVGGLYFAAMLVFNREALETEPGEPGAF, from the coding sequence ATGACCGCTGAATCGACCGACGAGGAACTCCGACATTCCGGGTACCAGCCGGAGCTGAAACGCACCCTCGGCGGGTTTCAGGTGTTCGCGATCTCATTCGCGTTCATCTCGGTGGTCGTCGGCATCTTCGCGACCTACGGTGCTGTGCTCAATTATTCAGGGCCGGTGGGGATCTGGTTGTGGGTCATCGCCGCCATCGGCCAAATACTGGTGGCGCTGGTGGTCGCACAGTTCGCCGCCCGTATCGCGCTCAGCGGCTCGTCCTATCAGTGGGCGTCGCGACTGGCGAACCCGAAAGTCGGCTGGCTGTTCGGCTGGTTGACGTTCTGGTTCCTGGCCATCGCGGTGGCGGCGATGGACAACGCACTGGCCAGCCAAGCGCTCATGCCACTGTTCGGGATCGCACCCGACGAGGACGTCGCCCGGCTGATCACGTTGGCGCTGTTGCTGACTCAGGCGGTGCTCGTCATCGCCTCCACCCGGTTGCTCGGCATAGTGACGTCCGCCGCGGTGGGACTCGAGCTGGCGATCCTGGCGGTGTTGGTGGTCGGCCTCGGCGCCGTCATGGCGTTCTCACACACCGGCACCGTCGGCAACCTCATCTCGCGCGGCGTCGCGGCCGACGCACCCAACTACTTCGCGATCGGCGGCCCGCTGATGGCCGGCATGATCATGGGCCTGGTGACGCTCGTCGGCTTCGACTCCGCGGCGAATCTGGCTGAGGAGGCCAAGGATCCGTTTCGGAGCGTCCCGCGCGCCATCGTCTCGTCGGTGGCGGCCTCGGCGGTGTTGGGGCTGCTGTTCGTCGTCATCCTCACATTGGCGATCAAGGACATCACCCGGGTGACGACCAGCGGATCGCCGGTGGCCACCATCATCGGCGACCAGCTCGGTCCGGTGATGGAGCGAGTTCTGTTGACGGGCATCGTGTTCGCGATGTTCGGCGCGGGGATGGTGATGATCGCCGCGTGCTCGCGCCAAGCGTTCGCGATGGCGCGCGATTCCCGCTTCCCCGGCCACACGCTGTTCCGCCGCGTCAGCCCGCGCACTCGGACGCCGGTGGCCGCCACCATCCTGATTCTGGTGATCGGGGTCGTGCTGATGGTCGCGCTGCCCGGCGCCGCACTACTGCAGCTGATCGTCGCGTCGACCATCCTGCCCGCCCTGCTGTACGGCGGGATCGTTGTGCTCTACCTCTGTGTACGCAAACGCCTGGAAGCCAAAGAGGGCAGCTTCAGCCTCGGCCGTTTCGAGTTGCCGGTGGCCTACACCGCGCTGATCTGGGTGGCCTTCTCCATCTTCGTCCTGGTATCCCCCAGTGAGGCAAGGATTCCCGGCCTCATCGTGTTGGGTTTGATCCTGGTCGGTGGCCTGTACTTCGCCGCGATGCTGGTCTTCAACCGCGAAGCACTGGAGACCGAACCGGGCGAACCCGGCGCGTTCTAG
- a CDS encoding heme-binding protein encodes MLIRSLIGAGIIASTTLLGSAATAAADEPNCTAGDLTQVLSGVNAGMSVYLFTHPDVNAFFTSLKGKSRDEMSTAVSNYLQANPEIRDQIKAVRQPAADFRSRCDAPMPDDMGPMS; translated from the coding sequence ATGTTGATCCGCAGCTTGATCGGCGCAGGCATCATCGCCAGCACAACCCTCCTCGGCAGTGCGGCCACCGCTGCCGCCGATGAACCGAACTGCACGGCAGGCGATCTCACTCAGGTCCTGTCCGGCGTCAATGCCGGGATGTCGGTATACCTGTTCACCCATCCCGACGTGAACGCTTTCTTCACCAGCCTCAAGGGCAAGTCCCGGGATGAGATGAGCACTGCGGTGTCCAACTACCTGCAGGCCAATCCCGAGATCCGAGACCAGATCAAGGCCGTCAGGCAGCCGGCCGCCGACTTCCGGTCGCGCTGCGATGCGCCGATGCCCGACGATATGGGCCCGATGAGCTAG
- a CDS encoding MFS transporter: MSHRWLALGVLSLGVLLIGVDGTVLAVATPMISKDLGASATQLLWIGDIYSFVLAGLLITMGSLGDRTGHKTLLLCSATAFAIASLATAYAPTAELLIAARALLGIAGASLAPSTLALIRGLFSSARERSVAMGIWASVFAAGTALGPVIGGALLEHFWWGSVFLINVPMIVALVAGGIMLLPELRNPIPGPWDLAGVGLSLAGMLGLVYAAKQGAAHGLHADIVVAGLVGAAALVLFVRRQLTTPHPLIDVRLFANRRFSGVVVTNSLTVLGPSSVLYFLSQYLQLVQGYSPLQAGLAELPAAVAAMTFGVLAGVAVRYWSQRAVLTTALVWIGAALGSLTALSPSTTYPQIGIALFAIGAGLGVAFAIANDVVITSVPPQNAGAAAGISETAYELATGLGIALLGSVIAGVCRHVAQVPDTHPFAAAVTADHPAFTSGLALAAGIGSALLLTSALAVWVLLKPLPHWQPLPYGCLNSEEGSVPG; the protein is encoded by the coding sequence ATGAGCCACCGCTGGCTCGCGCTGGGCGTGCTCAGCCTGGGCGTGCTACTCATCGGAGTCGACGGCACCGTGCTGGCCGTCGCGACACCGATGATCTCCAAGGATCTCGGCGCTTCGGCCACCCAACTCCTCTGGATCGGCGACATCTACTCGTTCGTGCTCGCCGGACTGCTGATCACGATGGGCAGCCTCGGCGACCGCACCGGACACAAGACGTTGTTACTCTGCAGCGCAACCGCTTTCGCCATCGCCTCGCTGGCCACGGCCTACGCACCGACCGCCGAGCTGCTGATCGCCGCGCGCGCACTTCTCGGTATCGCGGGTGCCAGCCTGGCGCCGTCGACCCTAGCCTTGATCCGGGGCCTGTTTTCCAGCGCGCGGGAACGGTCTGTGGCGATGGGCATTTGGGCGTCCGTGTTCGCCGCGGGAACCGCGCTGGGCCCGGTCATCGGCGGCGCGCTGTTGGAGCACTTCTGGTGGGGCTCGGTGTTCCTGATCAACGTGCCGATGATCGTGGCGCTGGTCGCGGGCGGCATCATGCTGCTTCCCGAACTGCGCAACCCGATCCCGGGGCCATGGGATCTGGCCGGCGTCGGGTTGTCCCTGGCCGGCATGCTCGGCCTGGTCTACGCCGCCAAGCAGGGCGCCGCCCACGGGCTGCACGCCGATATCGTCGTGGCCGGACTGGTCGGTGCCGCGGCACTGGTCCTGTTCGTGCGACGCCAGTTGACCACACCGCACCCGCTGATCGACGTCCGGTTGTTCGCCAATCGGCGGTTCTCGGGTGTGGTCGTCACCAATTCGCTTACGGTGCTGGGCCCTTCGTCGGTGCTCTACTTCCTGTCGCAGTACTTGCAGCTGGTTCAGGGGTACAGCCCGCTGCAGGCCGGACTGGCCGAACTGCCCGCCGCGGTGGCAGCGATGACGTTCGGTGTGCTCGCCGGTGTCGCCGTGCGGTACTGGTCGCAACGCGCGGTCCTCACCACCGCGCTGGTATGGATCGGCGCCGCGCTGGGATCGCTGACGGCGCTGAGCCCGTCCACCACCTACCCGCAAATCGGCATCGCCCTGTTTGCGATCGGCGCCGGGCTCGGGGTGGCCTTCGCGATCGCCAACGACGTCGTCATCACCAGCGTGCCGCCGCAGAACGCCGGTGCCGCGGCCGGGATCTCGGAGACCGCCTACGAGCTGGCCACCGGACTGGGGATCGCGCTACTGGGCAGCGTGATCGCCGGCGTGTGCCGGCACGTGGCGCAGGTGCCCGACACCCACCCGTTCGCGGCAGCAGTGACGGCCGACCACCCTGCCTTCACCAGCGGCCTGGCCCTCGCCGCGGGAATCGGTTCGGCCCTGCTGCTGACATCGGCGCTGGCGGTCTGGGTATTGCTCAAGCCGCTGCCCCACTGGCAGCCCCTGCCTTATGGTTGCCTCAACTCTGAGGAAGGCTCGGTGCCGGGATGA
- a CDS encoding cupin domain-containing protein — translation MRLFITGVDADGKSCVVSNDEVEINSVAPGFAIALPYATTQSPPPARPHGNADLIDQFLEPGHARWMVIDQGPNTETPMHHTDTIDFETVLSGSVDLILDDGVHQLEAGDMVVMNGVDHAWKAGPDGYRMTAVLIGTPPPA, via the coding sequence ATGCGACTGTTCATCACCGGAGTCGACGCTGACGGCAAGTCCTGCGTCGTCAGCAACGATGAGGTCGAAATCAATTCAGTCGCACCCGGTTTCGCCATTGCCCTGCCTTACGCCACCACGCAGAGTCCGCCGCCGGCCCGCCCGCACGGCAACGCTGACCTCATTGACCAGTTCCTCGAGCCCGGCCACGCCCGCTGGATGGTCATCGACCAAGGTCCGAACACCGAGACTCCGATGCACCACACCGACACCATCGACTTCGAGACCGTGCTCAGCGGCAGCGTCGACCTCATCCTCGACGACGGTGTCCACCAACTTGAAGCCGGTGACATGGTCGTCATGAACGGCGTCGACCACGCGTGGAAAGCCGGCCCCGACGGCTACCGCATGACCGCCGTCCTCATCGGCACCCCGCCGCCTGCCTAA
- a CDS encoding HNH endonuclease — protein MLVPDEVISYREMCQEEDASLQQGMNFGCAGRRSIILMSRRPGAPYDDRVEEDGRVLIYEGHNLPRKQGGPDPKTVDQPERTPGGKLTQNGQFAQAAAQHRDLGARPERVRVYEKMRTGIWTFNGTFRLVDAWREESQGRLVFKFRLEVDADATPVIDSREPRLEQNRLIPSDVKLAVWKRDAGKCVECGSADNLHFDHIIPYSRGGSSLVAENIQLMCARHNLAKHDKIQ, from the coding sequence GTGCTGGTGCCCGACGAAGTGATCTCCTACCGCGAGATGTGTCAAGAAGAGGACGCCAGCCTCCAGCAGGGGATGAACTTTGGGTGTGCAGGTAGACGCAGCATCATCTTGATGAGCCGCAGGCCTGGCGCGCCATATGACGATCGGGTCGAAGAGGACGGCCGCGTCCTCATCTACGAGGGCCACAACTTGCCGAGGAAGCAAGGAGGTCCTGACCCGAAGACGGTCGACCAGCCTGAACGGACACCTGGTGGCAAGCTGACTCAGAATGGTCAATTCGCGCAAGCTGCAGCTCAACACCGCGATCTCGGTGCGCGGCCTGAACGGGTGCGGGTGTACGAGAAGATGCGGACGGGCATTTGGACCTTCAACGGCACGTTCCGCCTCGTTGATGCCTGGCGCGAAGAGTCCCAGGGCCGGTTAGTGTTCAAATTTCGGCTCGAAGTGGATGCTGATGCAACGCCGGTCATCGACTCAAGGGAGCCGCGGCTGGAGCAGAACCGGCTGATCCCGAGTGACGTGAAGCTCGCCGTATGGAAGCGTGACGCGGGGAAGTGCGTTGAGTGCGGGAGCGCCGACAACCTGCACTTCGACCACATCATTCCGTACTCGCGCGGTGGGTCATCGCTCGTCGCGGAGAATATTCAGTTGATGTGCGCTCGCCACAACCTTGCCAAGCACGACAAGATTCAATGA
- a CDS encoding DMT family protein, with amino-acid sequence MMIGVAAALLACFGYGVSSVLQAYGARRSAAAARDRGATGYVTATGGPTLLSTIAAALTAAFIVGMVLDVIGFVGSAVSARLIPLFLSQTIISANLVVTAVLGIAVLGIRLHTRDWIAITAVIASLFVLGIGAGERGHHDNPDRFIHWVVLAVSVLILLGGIALIRVLGSRSAIMAGLIAGVLFGMLAIGVRILHGVDHFQPWVIVADPAAWTIVIAGIGGFYLHTVALQLGSVNGATAALVVGETVVPGVIGVVFLGDSARPGMGWVVVLGFVGAVAGAVAVAVFGAAGHQSALEPEPKTEVPQ; translated from the coding sequence ATGATGATCGGCGTCGCGGCAGCACTGCTGGCGTGCTTCGGCTACGGAGTCTCCTCGGTGCTGCAGGCCTACGGGGCGCGCCGATCGGCGGCCGCCGCCCGCGACCGCGGCGCCACCGGATACGTCACCGCGACCGGCGGCCCGACCCTCCTCTCGACCATCGCGGCCGCGCTCACCGCCGCGTTCATCGTCGGCATGGTCCTGGATGTCATCGGCTTCGTGGGTAGTGCAGTCTCCGCCCGCCTCATTCCGCTCTTCCTGTCCCAGACCATCATCAGCGCCAACCTCGTCGTCACCGCCGTGCTCGGCATCGCCGTCCTCGGCATCCGCCTGCACACCCGGGACTGGATCGCCATCACCGCGGTCATCGCCTCGCTGTTCGTCCTCGGCATCGGCGCCGGTGAACGCGGCCACCATGACAATCCGGACCGGTTTATCCACTGGGTCGTGCTGGCGGTGTCGGTGCTCATCCTGCTCGGCGGGATTGCGCTCATCCGCGTCCTCGGGTCGCGTAGTGCGATCATGGCCGGCCTGATCGCCGGCGTGCTGTTCGGCATGCTCGCGATCGGCGTCCGGATTCTCCACGGTGTCGACCACTTCCAGCCCTGGGTCATCGTCGCCGACCCGGCCGCGTGGACCATCGTCATCGCCGGCATCGGCGGCTTCTACCTGCACACCGTGGCGCTACAACTCGGCTCCGTCAACGGCGCCACCGCCGCCCTCGTCGTCGGCGAGACCGTCGTGCCCGGCGTCATCGGCGTGGTGTTCCTCGGCGACAGCGCCCGGCCCGGCATGGGCTGGGTGGTCGTCCTCGGGTTCGTCGGCGCGGTCGCGGGCGCGGTGGCCGTTGCAGTCTTCGGTGCCGCCGGCCACCAGAGCGCGCTGGAGCCCGAGCCCAAGACCGAAGTCCCCCAGTAG
- a CDS encoding 3-oxoacyl-[acyl-carrier-protein] synthase III C-terminal domain-containing protein, protein MGTVIDRLEVVHGGWRARHSGLRLAVLAAKRCLRAADCDPDDLDLLVNAGIYRDRNLGEPALAALIQEDIGANSEDPHAGAHGTFSFDVANGTCGVLTGLQIVDGFLRSRTIERALVVASDADPGHGMSEHFPFTAAGGAVLCRWSDDDYGLGRFHWINHRDGGESFSATVGLHDAHNVLRFQRSESMDQRFAEAAAEAAHECLRESGLSPADVDVIVAAPAQPGYRAALAYLLGVPLERVTVAGDEHLHTAALVAAFGDGLAPGARALIVAAGAGVTAGAAVYREPA, encoded by the coding sequence ATGGGCACGGTGATTGATCGGCTCGAGGTGGTCCACGGTGGCTGGCGTGCCCGGCATAGCGGTCTGCGCCTTGCCGTGTTGGCAGCCAAGAGGTGCCTGCGCGCGGCGGATTGCGATCCCGACGATCTGGACCTGCTGGTGAATGCGGGCATCTACCGGGACCGGAATCTGGGCGAGCCGGCGCTGGCGGCGTTGATCCAGGAGGACATCGGCGCCAATAGCGAGGACCCGCACGCCGGCGCGCACGGCACGTTCTCCTTCGATGTGGCCAACGGAACGTGCGGCGTGTTGACCGGGTTGCAGATCGTGGACGGATTCCTGCGCTCACGCACGATCGAGCGTGCGCTGGTGGTGGCCAGTGATGCCGATCCCGGGCACGGGATGAGTGAGCATTTTCCGTTCACCGCCGCCGGTGGCGCCGTGTTGTGCCGGTGGAGCGACGACGATTACGGCCTCGGCCGGTTTCACTGGATCAATCACCGCGATGGTGGTGAATCCTTCAGCGCCACTGTGGGATTGCACGACGCCCACAATGTTCTGCGGTTCCAGCGCTCGGAGTCGATGGACCAGCGGTTCGCGGAGGCCGCCGCCGAAGCCGCGCACGAATGCCTGCGCGAGTCCGGCCTGTCGCCAGCCGACGTCGACGTGATTGTCGCGGCGCCCGCGCAGCCGGGATACCGTGCGGCACTGGCGTATCTGCTCGGTGTTCCGCTGGAACGGGTGACGGTGGCCGGTGATGAGCACCTGCACACTGCGGCGCTGGTGGCCGCCTTCGGTGACGGACTTGCCCCGGGTGCGCGGGCGCTGATCGTCGCCGCGGGTGCCGGGGTGACCGCCGGGGCGGCGGTTTATCGCGAACCTGCTTAG
- a CDS encoding LuxR family transcriptional regulator translates to MGADHDLETARDAYSRGDWRTAYDHFTAAQSTKELTTDDLSCYGMAAWRLGHGRHSMQLSEQAFNRLSAANDTRAAAMKAVEVALQWFNGGDLTITRVWINRARRLHDKQPDDQVLAYLLYLDSLVAIDEGRNDVAAALVEQLHEVTTRLNDPGFTALFSTASGVTMLPFARTTEAFAQLDEAMMPVLADQVPVDWAGDIYCAVIYECHRLADLNRMKTWFDAMEVWRKGPQVSASWYGTTCEVHKMDLHSATKDYHQVEQRLLDAIAALGDFPGTTGKGYYELGEIRRRKGDIDGARAAFATARDHNKDPQPGEALLRCQLGEDAAAATDLRLRIDAENDDINRTRLLPAAVEIALARNKVDEADQYCTELETGAEKFDSPGFRAWARHARGAVLVKQGREADALPVLQDALKRYRNTQCRYEMAQVYEWMALARQGTGDKAGAVTDAANAQAIFQQLGAVPSQAAPTEAAPGGLTKRELEVLAGIAAGASNRDVAKQLFISEKTVGRHLANIYVKLGVSSRTAAAAWAHDNKVRPSAPTSFAP, encoded by the coding sequence ATGGGTGCCGACCACGACCTCGAAACCGCCCGCGACGCGTACTCCCGCGGCGACTGGCGCACCGCCTACGACCACTTCACCGCGGCCCAGAGCACCAAAGAACTGACCACCGACGACCTGTCCTGCTACGGCATGGCGGCCTGGCGGCTGGGCCACGGCCGGCACTCCATGCAGCTCTCTGAGCAGGCGTTCAACCGGCTCAGCGCCGCCAACGACACCCGCGCCGCCGCGATGAAGGCCGTCGAGGTCGCCCTGCAGTGGTTCAACGGCGGCGACCTGACCATCACCCGCGTCTGGATCAACCGCGCCCGCCGCCTGCATGACAAGCAACCCGACGACCAGGTCCTGGCCTACCTGCTCTACCTGGACTCCCTCGTCGCCATCGACGAGGGCCGAAACGACGTCGCCGCCGCCCTCGTCGAGCAGCTTCACGAGGTCACCACGAGACTCAACGACCCCGGCTTCACCGCCCTCTTCTCGACGGCCAGCGGCGTCACGATGCTGCCGTTTGCCCGCACCACCGAAGCCTTCGCCCAACTCGACGAGGCGATGATGCCGGTGCTGGCCGACCAGGTCCCGGTCGACTGGGCCGGTGACATCTACTGCGCCGTCATCTACGAATGCCATCGCCTGGCCGACCTCAACCGCATGAAGACCTGGTTCGACGCCATGGAAGTCTGGCGCAAAGGCCCGCAGGTCTCGGCCTCCTGGTACGGCACCACCTGCGAGGTCCACAAGATGGACCTACACAGCGCGACCAAGGACTACCACCAGGTGGAGCAGCGCCTACTCGACGCGATCGCGGCGCTCGGCGACTTCCCCGGAACCACGGGCAAGGGCTACTACGAACTCGGCGAGATCCGTCGCCGCAAAGGCGATATCGACGGTGCCCGCGCCGCCTTCGCCACCGCACGCGACCACAACAAAGACCCCCAACCCGGCGAAGCCCTGCTGCGCTGCCAGCTCGGTGAGGACGCCGCCGCCGCGACCGACCTGCGGCTGCGGATCGACGCCGAGAACGACGACATCAACCGCACCCGGCTGCTGCCCGCCGCCGTCGAAATCGCGCTGGCCCGAAACAAAGTCGACGAGGCCGACCAGTACTGCACCGAATTAGAAACCGGTGCAGAGAAATTCGACTCCCCCGGCTTCCGCGCCTGGGCCCGCCACGCCCGCGGCGCCGTGCTCGTCAAGCAGGGCCGCGAAGCCGACGCCCTGCCCGTCTTACAAGACGCACTAAAGCGCTACCGCAACACCCAGTGCCGCTACGAGATGGCCCAGGTCTACGAGTGGATGGCGCTGGCCCGCCAGGGCACCGGCGACAAGGCGGGCGCGGTCACCGACGCTGCCAACGCGCAGGCCATCTTCCAGCAGCTCGGCGCGGTGCCCAGCCAGGCGGCGCCAACCGAGGCAGCGCCCGGCGGCCTGACCAAACGCGAGCTCGAGGTGCTGGCCGGTATCGCCGCCGGCGCCTCCAACCGCGACGTCGCCAAGCAGTTGTTCATCAGCGAGAAGACGGTCGGGCGGCACCTGGCCAACATCTACGTCAAGCTCGGCGTCTCCTCGCGCACCGCCGCAGCGGCCTGGGCCCACGACAACAAGGTGCGGCCGAGCGCGCCTACATCATTTGCACCATAG